The Capricornis sumatraensis isolate serow.1 chromosome 11, serow.2, whole genome shotgun sequence DNA segment ttgcctggaaaatcccagggacgggggagcctggtgggctgccgtctatggggtcgcacagagtcggacacggctgaagcgacttagcagcagcagcagccttctgaTGCTCTcgtaacacctaccatcttagttgggtttctcttaccttggacatgggatatctcttcatggctgctccttaCCCTGGACGAGgtcacccttcctgaccttgaacgtggagtagttCCTCTTGGctctcctgtgcctgcacagctaCCATTCCTCaaacatggggtagctcctcttggcagctgcccctgacctcagacgtggggtagctcctttgggctgccacccctgacctcggacgaggggtagctctgatttttttttatactaataccactttatttattttgtaaattagttACTGGATATGTTagttgaatcagttcagttcagtcgctcagtcgtgtctgactctttgtgaccccatggactgcagcacgccgggcctccctgttcatcaccgactcccagagtttactcagacacatgcccattgagtcggtgatgccatccaaccatctcatctctgtcatccccttctcctcccaccttcaatcttccccagcatcagggtcttttcaaatgagtcagttcttcgaatcaggtgaccaaagtattggagttttagcttcagtaaggcagtggcaccccactccagtactcttgcctggcaaatcccatggactgaggagcctggtgggctgcagtccatggggttgctaagagttggacacgactgagcgacttcactttcacttttcactttcatgcattggagaaggaaatggcaacccactccagtgttcttgcctggagaattccagggacgagggagcctggtgggctgccgtccatggggtaacacagagtcggacacgactgaagtgacttagcagcagcagcagcatgttagtTAAGTACTTACTCTCTTAATACTCCTAATTATAACCAACGTTGCTGAGTGGGTCTAAACCAGTTTTTGGAATGCTGATGCGCTCACTCATCAGTGTTCTCTGCCAGCAGTGACAGAGAGGTCATTGGTGTTCAGAGGGCTGCAGAGATAGGTGTGACACTGTATCATGTGCTGAGTAGTAGTTAGcacgctaagtcatgtctgactctttgccaccccatgaactgcagcacgccaggcttccctgtcctccagtatctcccagagtttgctcaaattcagtccattgaatcggtgatgccatctaaccatctggCCCTCTGTCACCttgttctcctgccctcagtctttcccagcatcagggtcttttccaataagtcggctctttgcTTCAGATgcccaaagtactagagcttcagcttcatcatcactccttccaatgaatattcaggattgatttcctttaggatggactaatttgatctccttgcaatccaggtgactctcaagagtcttctccagcaccacacatcCAGCAtcgattcttctgtgctcagccttctttatggtccaaatctcatgtccatacatgactgctggaaaaaccatagctttgactaaacggacctttgacagcaaaatgatgtctctgctttttaatatgctgtccaggtttgtcacagctttccttccaagggacaagtgtcttttaagttcatgcctgcagtcaccatctgcagtgattgtgaagcccaagaaaataaaatctgtcactgcttctactctttccctttctgtttgccatgaagtgatggaaccagatgccatgatcttaattttttctaatgttgagtttcaagctagcTTTCTCAgtccctcatcaagaggctctttagttcttctttactttctgccattagagtggtatcatttgcatatctgaggttgttgatgtttctcctggtaagcttgattccagcctgtgattcatccatctgggcatttcacatgatgcactctgcatatgttaaataagcagggtgacaatatataggcttgtcatatttttttcccaattttgaaccagtcaattgttccatgtctggttctaactgttgcttcctgactcatgtacaggtttctcaggagacaggtaagtggTCTGTTACTGCCATCTCTTTAAGTAGAAAGATTTATCTTGGGAGTATTAAGTGTTTCACTGTAGTGGTcttggctggggggtgggggagtcaaGTTTTTCAGAAGGCCATAAATAAGACCCATGAATGTTAACTGTTATACAAGTTTTCTATAAAGTAACATATTTAGGTATGATTTACACTTTCAGCTTGCCTTCTTATTTCTCTGGGGGACTTGGAAAAATACCTACAAAACAGTTGATTTCTGCCCATTGTGTGAAAAATTATGGAGCATTTATAATCAGAATATCTTTTTATATGGTTGATGTAGAAGTATTGCTAGGGGTTTTCTTGTCTGTTTGGTGCTTGGTTAGTTTAAAATAAGCTTGTATTGAATGAGATGAACTTAGTACGCATTCCATTTACAGGAGATGGTGTTTTCAAATACACTAGTTAGCGAAAATAAGATAAacatgttgactttttaaaaactgttttgtgATTACTGTCATTTCTTGCCATCTTTTAAGTTTTTGAAGTGTTAGGTTCTTGTTAAAGTTAGAGAGATAGAAGTCAGAAGTTTTGCTTCATTGCAAAACAGGCATCTTGGAAGTCACCGAGACTGTAGCTTAAGCAGATAAGAGAGCCACAGGAATCCAGTGGCATGTCAGGAACTGGGAACCGGGCTTTGCGGACCAGCATTTCTACTGTCATCTCGTGTTTCCTGGGTTTGGGTTTAAGTGATGCCGGGCCGGGCGTGATCGGGAGGCGGGTCTCTCTGatggggaggggccaggaggagTTGGCGCGTGGGAACCCTCCGCCGCTCTTTTTCCGGAGCTGCGCCGGCCTCCGAGCGCCGGGCGCGGGCGGCGGGGGCCCGTGCGGCCGCCGGGATCACCTCCCTCCCGGGCTGGCGGGGGCAccccggggcgggggcggcggggcgggggcgcgcgGCTTCGCTGTTGCTACAGCCGTGATGTCACTCGCCCATCCTAACCCGCGGTTGGTTGTTGTGTGTTTCAGCTCTGCCTGCAGTTGAACACAAAGACCTGGAGGAGACTCCCACATCCTTcggggaggagaaaggaggcGGCGAGGCCCGATTAAAGAAACTTGGGGGTTGGTTGCCTCTCTGCACCGGCCGGCCGGCGAGGGGGCGAGGGGATTAGAGTCCCGGGGCGGTGACCGAGCGGGAGATGAggcgctgccgccgccgctgACCCTCGGTTCCGGACCATCCGCTGCGCTTTGTGCCGCCCGCACATGTGTCTGCCCGGCGCATCCGGAGGCGCGCACACGAGCATCCACCACGGCCGCCGGGGAGAGAGTGCCCGCCATGCCCACGGAGAGCCTACAGACAGGTAGCATGGTGAAGCCGGTCAGCCCCGCCGGCACCTTCACGTCGGCCGTGCCCCTGCGCATCCTCAACAAGGGGCCCGACTACTTTCGCCGCCAGGCGGAGCCCAACCCCAAGAGACTCAGCGCCGTGGAGCGGCTGGAGGCCGACAAGGCCAAGTACGTCAAGAGCCAGGAGGTCATCAACGCCAAGCAGGAGCCCGTGAAGCCTGCGGTGCTGGCCAAGCCCCCAGTGTGCCCCGCCGCCAAGCGCGCGCTCGGCAGCCCCACGCTCAAGGGcttcggcggcggcggcggaggcggcggcggcgccaaGAGCGAGGGGGGCGCGCCTCGCGAGACCCTGAAGCTGGAGATCCTCAAGAACATTCTCAACAGCTCCGAAGGCTCGAGCACGGGCTCGGGCCACAAGCACAGCGCGAGGAACTGGCCGGCGCCCCGGGCTGACGCGGCCGAGCTGCACCGGCACTCGTTCGCCGAGTCGCTGCGCGCGCGGCCCGCGCCGGGCCGGGGCAGCCCCCAGGAGGGCGGCTCGCACGTGGGCCGCCGGCCGCCCGAGCCCGCCTCTTCCGCCGCCGCCGACGCCGACGCCTTTCTGCACGTGTCGCACAGCTCCTCGGACATCCGCCAGGGGCCCGGGGCCAGGCCCCTAAAGGCCATCCTCCCCTGCAGCAGTTCCGCCCCGCCGCTGCCCCCCAAGCCCAAGGTGGCCGCCCCGGCCGCAGTGAAGTCCCCCGAGGCCGAGGCGGCCGAGCCGGCCGGCGGGGTGGGCCGGAGACCCTCGCTGCAGCGCTCCAAGTCGGACCTGAGCGACAGGTATTTCCGCGTGGACGCCGACGTGGAGCGCTTCTTCAACTACTGCGGACTGGATCCAGAGGAGCTGGAGAATCTGGGCATGGAGAACTTCGCGCGGGCCAACTCGGACATCATCTCGCTCAACTTCCGCAGCGCCAGCATGATCAGCTCGGACTGCGAACAGTCTCAGGACAGTAACAGTGACCTTAGGAACGATGACAGTGCCAATGACCGGGTGCCCTACGGCATCTCCGCCATCGAGAGGAACGCGCGCATTATCAAGTGGTTGTACAGCATCAAACAGGCCAGGGAGTCGCAGAAGGTGTCCCACGTGTAAGAGGCAGCAGCGCGCCCGGAGGGAGGCAGGGGGCGGTCTCTGTCCGCGCCTCGGCACTTGTGAAGGTTGTGAGGTCTCCTTGAAGTGTTGTGAGCTTCTCCACTCTCTTTGTGTTGCTTGTTGTGCAATGTCTTTCCAGTTGCATGCCCGCCAACACGGGGACTGACCTGGCGTCCTCGGCTACCATCGCTGCAGAGCCTGGCCGGTCGCGCGTCACCCGCCCCAAAGTGTCAGGCCACATCCTAATTTAGGGCTTCGATCTTTGGCAAAACTGTTTACACGGAAAACGGTATACAACTTCTTCAATATTTATGTGGTTCTAGTGTTTTTATATCCCGCGCTATGGTGTCTTAATTAAAGGTTTTATCAACTGGCTTTTAAGTTGGGAGTAACatctttttgaatttaaaaaaaaaagcctatttgCCTACATGTGAGACCCAAACGGGAAAATAAATGGGCTCTGCTATCAAACAGATAGTGAGGGATCCCAGAGAGAACCGGGCTGGGCTTTCTGAGAAAGGTGGGGAATCCGGTGTCATTTATTATTGACAGTCCTCTTGCCATTTACACAAGTAATGGTTGGGGACACATATGTTCTGTGTCTGATTTGGTGTATAAACGTTGATGGTTCTGTGTAATACTGACCCCAAGGAAAGACAATCAGATACAATGAAGGGGATTAAATCAGGAGGTGGGGTGTTAAGAGGGGCTTGTTGCTATTGATCTGATTTGggttgatttaaaaatttttgactaTCAATCATTTGACAGAACTGGCCACCCTAAAGCtgatactgaattttttttaaagatggtttTTCAGTTGAGAATTCCAAGTGGAttctccttccctttgttgtAATTGTTTTATCTGGGAGAGGGGAGTGGGGCTTGGGTGGTAGAAACTACCTGAAGACCACTGAACACAAATGGAAATGCCAGCCATATCAGTTTAGAGCCTTCTCTTCAGAAGTCAGTACCTTTGGTAGCTGAACCAGATCTGGGCAGCATGACTATGTCCTCATGCATATGTTAACCTGTGAGGCTGCAGGGAGCTTGAAACATGACTCTGTGTAGCTTTTCAATCCGAAGATCCGTAGGGCTGCATATCAGCTTGTTCCCCCATAACCTGTCCTACAGGTGGTCTAGTTGGCTGTCCCTCAGCTGACAGTCATCCTGCAGTAGCCAAGGGGTCCACCTGGGATGCTCGGCTTCCTCGCTCTTGTAGACACGCCCTGGAGCTCCCAGCAGCACTGCCTTAGCCTTCATCAGCTCATAGGACACTTTTTATGCTGTAAATGCTGTAAGACTTTGTACATACTTCAGTTGTTTATGAaatctttaagaagaaaaaagaaatgttacttaATAAATAGCTCTGGTGCAGGCTCCATGGTGGtggtttctctttgtcttttccttcaCTCCCTCAACAGAAGTTTCACTTTGGACCAGAAGGAGACTTTTGAGGGCCTTGAAGAAACAGCATTTCATTAAGTTATATTCACCATATCACAATTATTCTGAACAGCTGTATTCTTCATTGTAGTTAGATCAGTGTGCTTTTTGCTAAAATAATTTCATCGAGGTTTctaaaatctgctgctgctgcttagttcacaacttccagtttttttttaatcttttcttaaaaTCGGATATTTCACATCTTCCACCAAACTCTTAAGTTGTAATTATTTGTTACAACTTCTGACAGTGGAGTTCTGACAGTGGAGACATACCTTTGAAATTTATAGCCTTGTTCTTATTTGACCAAACCCAAGATCATTAATGTTACATGTGTTTATATAgtagtccattcattcattcattcctctatCAAAAGGGTATATGATGAGTGATTCCCTTTTCAGGCCTTACCATTGACCCAAGACTGCTGTGGTCAACAGCACGGTATCTGCCTCAAGGAACTTAGATTTTCACTTGAATTTTCATTCTAGTGAAGTATTATTCCTGCCAGTGGACGTGTCTTATCTCCTGTTATTAATAGGACATTGAGTATTCAACAGCTATTTAATGAATCAAGTTATTTGaagattaacatttttaaatgttccatATAACATGTAaaagaagattatttttaaagtttcagaaaCAATATAATTCCCAACTTTTACACTCACCaacattttcctttgaaaatcagACTTGGTTCTTTGACTCTCTACTGGTTTTGAACTTTTCTGGTTCTCTTCTTAATTTTAGTTCAACTAGAACTCTACTTGccagaagagtctgaaatactgCTATGAGTGGTGATGgtagaatggattaaagataacAGGATGAAAGcttaatatttatatacatacacatttccTTCCTTCATCATTTGGGTAGAAATGAagccatttaaaatattcatggcTTTAGTAT contains these protein-coding regions:
- the FAM110B gene encoding protein FAM110B — its product is MPTESLQTGSMVKPVSPAGTFTSAVPLRILNKGPDYFRRQAEPNPKRLSAVERLEADKAKYVKSQEVINAKQEPVKPAVLAKPPVCPAAKRALGSPTLKGFGGGGGGGGGAKSEGGAPRETLKLEILKNILNSSEGSSTGSGHKHSARNWPAPRADAAELHRHSFAESLRARPAPGRGSPQEGGSHVGRRPPEPASSAAADADAFLHVSHSSSDIRQGPGARPLKAILPCSSSAPPLPPKPKVAAPAAVKSPEAEAAEPAGGVGRRPSLQRSKSDLSDRYFRVDADVERFFNYCGLDPEELENLGMENFARANSDIISLNFRSASMISSDCEQSQDSNSDLRNDDSANDRVPYGISAIERNARIIKWLYSIKQARESQKVSHV